TGATGGCAACTGAGGAAGATAGAGAAGTTTGGAGAGTATAATTTGTAGCCCCAACACGTAGCTTCGCTTCACGACAAAACAATccccgatctctctctctctctctctctctctctctctcattccttATCTGATTACCTTGTGAGTGAAGATAAATGGATCCAAGAAGACGAAAACTGGAGTCAAAGACAAGAAGacccacctctctctttctctctctcttgcacagcacacacacacacacacaacaaaaACGCACACATTTCCTGCTCGACACGTTCTATTCCCTTCTCCGGGTTCTAAGCAAAGGTCACAGCCATCACTATCATCATTACTATGCGTCTCTCCTTTTCTTCCATCATCTTCGGCTTAATTGTGCACATATATATTCTTGACTCCTCTCTCGAACCACATGAAGTGATCCACACTGCAGCGAGACCTCGAAGTGGAACCCAGGCTTGGCAGGATGAGGAAGCCGGACGCTCCGGTGAAGACAGATGGCACCAGCACTAACAGCACCAACGACGGAGGCAGCAGGCTGAGGAAAGGGCTGTGGTCGCCCGAGGAGGATGAGAAGCTCATGAACTACATGGTCGGAAATGGACAAGGTTGCTGGAGCGAGGTCGCCAGGAATGCGGGCTTGCAGAGGTGTGGAAAGAGCTGCCGTCTTCGTTGGATCAATTACCTGCGACCCGGTCTCAAGCGCGGCGCTTTCTCCCTTCAGGAAGAGGAGCTTATCATCCACTTGCATTCCATCCTCGGCAATAGGTTGTCTTCACTTCATCTCCTCCATTCTATATGCTTAACTCATCCTGATTCCAGCATTAGTACGTCAAATATGAACACATGCATCAGTGTTTTGATTCATGTACATGTACGAATAACTTGTGCAGGTGGTCTCAAATTGCGGCACTTTTGCCTGGCCGGACCGACAACGAGATAAAGAATTTTTGGAACTCCACCATTAAAAAGAGGCTCAAgaactcgtcgtcgtcgtcgtcatcgtcatcgtcTTTCTTCCTTAACAGTGGAGATGGAAGCACTGTAAATGAACCTCAAATCCAGGCTATGGACATGGACTCATCATCATCTTCAGCTTCTTCATCGACGCATGGCTTGCCCACGGGCAACCACTACGACCTAGTGCCACTTCCTGAGGTTGGGCTAGAGAACGACTACTACTTGCATGAAGCTCGAGTCGGTACAGAGAATGGATACTATGGTGGGGGTCAGGGAATGGCGATGGAGGGAGGAGGCACTATGGGTAGAGGAGGCGAGCTGCTCTTGGTGCCCCCTCTCGTTAACACCAACCTGATCGCTGACGATAATGTTGATGTGAACGAGATCCCAAGTGACAAAGCAGTGGGAGGTGGATTGTTTTGGGAGGGTGAGAAGGTTAGAGTgggggagtgggagtgggagttgGAAGACTTGATGAAAGATGTCTCTTTTCCTTTCCTTGATTTCCAAGTCGAATGATGGGCCATTAATTCTTCAGATCTCACCTCCATCTTTCCTTGATGAAAGATgtctcttttcctttcctttccttttgcgTTGCAGTCTAGCTAATTGCGTAGGCTTCCAAATTCTCTGAAACCTCCTCCTACTCTTCGTTATGACTCCACAAAATTCAAACTTTATCCATATAGTTCCAGCAATTTCTATGAAGCTTGCTCTTCTAACTtctacaatctctctctctctctctctgcaaaaTGTTCATCTTGAGAAGAACGTTGTTCTCAAAGAAGCTGTATTTAAGTGTGGTGAGTATGAAAGAATAAAATGAAGCAAATGAAGGGTTGTGTACATGTGGAAGAGTGTGTTGGTTGATATTTTACTAAATATTATGTCTTCAGCTATAATCACAAGTTTCTTCTTGAGTAGCTTTTCCCCCTTCTAGATGGGTCAACAGTAGCTTTTGAGCTACTGTATTCCCTGTGACAtgtgttcatcatcatcatcatcatggctgTCACTCATAAATTGTTGTTCAAGTGCGCAATGATACCTTCTCATTCAATATAACATATGCAACATAGGCAACTAATGGAGCAATTATGACCATTTGGTCAGAGTGTAAAGGAGGTGGGGGGCATGAAAGCATGCTGTTGATGCTAATTCCTGATGGCAATTATAATTGTCATTTGGAAAGCAAGCGAATCTGGATTGAGACGTCCAACCGAAGTCAAGATCTGGTTTATTGTTGTTCTGGACCATGGAATCTCCAGGCTTTATTTTGGGGATATGAGATAGACTTCTCTTGTGGACATAAAAGGCTGTAAGTTAATCTCACATTACATTCTCAGATGTTGTTATTATAGGTGTGACTCTCTGAGGAACATTCTTAGATGAATGAATGATAGAATAATTGAACTCCAAATTCCCCATAAAATTCAGACTTTGTATCTGAATAATTGAAGACAGCAATCCATCCAgttcttcttctccctcctcgTTCTAGAGAGCTATGACAGTAGATAACTCATCTGTGTTTTCTATTTTGGAGTGAGCAAAATGTGCCGCTAATAAAGTACTTTATTGAGTTATGCTCATACGATCCCAAATTATGCTTCGAATGAGTGACAATGACAATGTATCCATTTTGTTTCTACGCAAGTCGAATGAGTGAGAATGACGACAATGACAATGTATCCATTTTGTTTCTACGCAAGTCGTTACGTCTCGTATCGCATGAGAAAAATCAACTAAATTCATGATAAATTGTATCATAACAGCTCATggtgaaaaaaaattatcatgactTTTGAAGTCGTATATAGTAAAAACAGTAGACCAAATAGAAGTAGCAATCGACGGAATCCTATATCATTGTTAACAGTAATCAAAGGATCCCAATAAAAGAAGACGATATCCGAGGATAAAATGAGAAGAGCCGTGACATATAATACGCAACATCACAATGATGGCAATTACAATTGAATTCAAATATCCATCAAGAAATTTACAAAAGTTGAGCATAAATTGTAAGAGCAACCTCAGGTTCGAAGTTGATAACTTCCGGGAATGTAATATCACAATCATCGATCGTTGGAACTCATAGAAGCCAAATCTTCAATAACCACGTTAACTTATCAGGGGGGACCAATTTAACTATAAAGAATATCACATAACCAAGAAGAGAAGGGAATAGACAATTTCAAATATACAGATATGTTTTCATTTAGTTTTATCTACCGTGACTTTTCAGCTGCAAAGATCCATCTTTCATCAAATTAGATCTGAGGCTACTGAACCTTTCTCTTGAGTATTGCCTTGACGCCTTCCTCCAATCCGTGCCTGCCTTCATCATTGCTGTAAATTCCTCATAACTTATCCTCCCATCCTGGGATAAAAGGTCCAACATCAGCTCATCATCCATAACTATTCAAATGTTGAGTTCTTGCTCTCAATTTTATTTAACTAATcaaattcattaaaaataactGCTGAGATCCATTAAAGACAACTACTGGTAAAaccaattattaattattttgatattctaaTTGTCTGTTGAAGAAAAAGATGAATTTTGTAAGAAATAGGTGTGGGGTGTTAAGTAAAAGCGATAAAATAACTGACCTTGTCCGTGTCTACATCACAAATAATAGCATTAATGACTTCTTCATGATCTGGACCTAAATCATCAGCCAAGGAGTTGCCGAGCTCTTCGATTTCTATGTATCCACTGTTGTTCTGATCAAAATATGAAAATGCTTTGTGCAGGTGCTCGTCGTTTCCCATCCTTCGTAAGTGAACAGATACAGCAACAAATTCCCCATAGTCCAAAGTGCCACTTCCATCGACATCAGCCTGTATGTAACAACATAATCTCAGTTTAAACTCAACAAAATATTATTCCCACTGAAAATATATGTAGGAATTAATTACCATACTATATCAGTTTACAAATCTATAAGATAGCATTTCCATTGAAAAAAAGTATTTAGCCATTAATCAACAACATATCCTTCAATATTTTGTGCAGCCATCTCTGTTCCAATCTTCCAGCTATGTTGGAGGTGGTTCTACAATTGTACACTATGCAGTATATTTTGCCATCAAGGTTCGCATGGGTACACATGGTAATCAAGTCTACTTGACATGACCACAAATTGAATGCAAATGTGAAGTATATAAAAACAACTACGACTCTCAGATACTTACAGCTTCCATTAAAATATGGACATCAGCATCAGGAATCTGGTGACCGAGTTTAAGCAAACCATATTTCAGCTCCTCAAGAGTTATTTTTCCATTTTTGTTTATGTCCATCTTCTCAAACATATCCTTTATGCCTGCAACTTCCTCGACAGATAAATATTCAGCCACCACCTACGACAATGAATCTGAATGGGTCAGTGGCTGAATTATGCTTGAACAAGAACATTGATATAAGTATCATAGATAAATATCAGATGATGAAAATCCATTCATGCACAAGATCAAAAGCCAAAGGTGGATAAGCCTTGGGTGTTAACCAGACAcagtaaaaataacatgaatgttcTTACCTTTAGGGCtttctttttaaatttgttcatCACGGTGAACTGCTGGAGTTTCGCCCTTACATTTTCACCTAGACTAACATTAGGAGCCTTATTGGCATTCTGCAACCATGGATGATCTGCAACATCAAATATAAGAGGCATAATTCAATGATGCAATACATGCTATGAGAACCAGATTGATCAAAGTAAGAGACATAAACAGAATGATCGAATGCTAAAGATTACCAAGTACTTGCTCAGCTCTCAACCTATACTTGGGATCCGGATTAAGCATATGTCTCACAAGATCTTTAGCACTTTCAGAAACTTTTGGCCACGGATCTCTCTTGAAATCTATGACAGAACGAAGAATTGCCTGGGCAACACCTTGTTCGGTTTCTGCATATGCATAGATAGTTAGATAACTGCTCGATGTTCAGAAGCAAACCAAATCCACACCCAAGTTTTTTGATACACTTGTTGAGAACTCAAAATCTAAACTAAAGGAAAGCCAAAGAAGATCGCATAAAGCTCTCTGATGGTTCATATCTTCTATGAAAGAGGATTACCAGCCCAAAATGGAGGCACGCCACAAAGCAAAATGTATAGGATCACTCCTGCGCTCCAAACATCTACTTCTGGGCCATAATTTCTCTTTAAAACCTCTGGTGCCATGTAATAAGGACTGCCAACAATTTCAGAAAAGTGCTCACCTGTGCAGGAGAAGAAAAATCATCATAATATGGAAACTGACTTGCCGGCAAGAACAATAAGCCCACCGGTCTCCTCAACAAATTATTGCTAATCAAGATTCAGGAACCACGTGCGTCTTTGAGTTAAAGGAAAAAAATGTTATCAGAGACAAAATACCAAAAAGGTATTCTTTCAGCAATTTACCAGGTCTGAAAAATACAGACAATCCAAAATCGATTGCCTTCAATGGGCCATTTTCCTTTTTGTCCCCAAATAAGAAGTTCTCAGGTTTAAGATCCCTGTGCATAACCCCATGCTTGTGGCACACCTGAGATGACACAAAGCAAGTAAGCCTATGTCAGTATATTATAATTCACATTGTAATAAGACAATGATATCCAATAATAACACTACACAATAAGACCACTTCAAAAAAATATGGGTAGAATATAATCCCGTTACAGGTAAAGGAAACGACATCCTAATACAAGACAATATGCAGATTGAACTGCAGCTGATTAGAATATTCACACATTCATCAAACTGAAACTAtagttgccaaaaaaaaaaacttggataaaagaaaagaagatagaaCCACTAAAAgtgaaaaagtaaaaagaatacaCAACCATTTAACAGTGAAAATTAGGAGACATGAAGTGAATAACCCGAACAAATTCAGGACCAACATGAGTTCTATATACCTTCCACTTCTGCAATTGACAGCACTGTTTTAAATAGACCAGAATTACCTTATAGTAAAGCCGAATATTTGAGAGAGGTGATCTCATAAAAGTTAGTTTCACTAATTCTACAAATGGtcagaaaataaaattttgttcCAAACCAGTTTATAAATTAACAGAAAAATGGAAGAAAGGAGCTACAGAAAAGGAGGAGATGCACTTCCGTAGTTTTTTTCAGAGATCAAGATGACAACAAGGCTTCGCGCTTCAAAGAACACATCACATAGCAAAATCTGATCCAAATGCTTCGTTAAAGGGGAAAAACAAGAATGCCTAAGATGACTGATTAAGTGCAGAGACGTGACCTGAATGATTTGTATGATGGTCCGCATGATGATGGCCGCCGCTCGTTCGGTGTAATGCCCCTTGGTGACGATCCGATCGAACAGCTCTCCTCCCTCGCAGAGCTCCATCACAAGGTGCACGGCGCCGTCATCCTCGTAGGTGTCCTTGAGGCTCACGATGCTCGGGTGGCTAGGCAAATGCCTCATGATCTCCACCTCCCTCCGCACGTCCTCAATGTCCACCGCAGTGCGCAGCTTCTTCTTGGAGATGGATTTGCAGGCGAAGAGCTCCCCCGTGGCTCTGTCGGTGCAGAGGTAGGTAACGCCAAACTCGCCGCGGCCGAGCTCCTGTCCGAGCTCGTACCGGCTGCCGATGTCCCGGCCCGTAGGGTTCTTGAGAACGACGAGGCCACGGGCCGGCCCACGGTTGTAGTCGATCGAGTAGGGGTTCTGCCGCTTCTCCTTcttgttcttcctcttcttcttcttctccggaTCGGCAGGCGCTACGCAGCAGTTCCCCATCGGAATTCAGGCAATTTGGATCCTAAAAATCCAATCTTTTCAAGGCTTTTCTTCGAACACGGAGCTAAAAACTTGTCTTTGACAAGAACAAATCGGGGGATCCTACAAAGACAACAGCAAGATACGACCTTTCCATCAAATCTCGAAGGAACACAGCAAGCGACACAAGAGGACTCGCTGGAGTTCAAGAGTCGAGTTTTGTTTGGTTCCACGGGACCAAAAATAGAGACGCCAAGAACAAGCAGTTCGTTCGAGACAACTGTCGAAAGGCGGATTAGAACGACAAAAGGCTCAAATTGGCGGGATTAATTGGATGTTCATGATCATGCGACCCTGGGAGGAGCTCttaggaggtggtggtggaataAGAAGAGGATTATGGAGGGAATTTAGGACGAGTTGGAAGAGGAAGGTGGAATGAGAGAGAGGGGGTCAAAGCCTCAAACCGACCGCTGTTCCTCTTTTGACTCTCCTCACCCCTCCTCTTCCCTTCGGTTTCTGCTCCCTCTCTTGTAAAAGGAGATGGaggggaaggggaagaaggaCGATAAATCCAAAACTCTCCCCCTTTCTTATCTCCTACTCTCCAAAGATTTCTGTTTTGAAGACAAAAGAAAACAGGATTCTGTTCAGCAAACAGAATTTTGTGTCAAAATGCTTTTCTGGAAGCAAAACTTCCATTGTGAGGATATCCACCTAAAAATGGTACCTTTCAGATTCCTCTGGACTTTATCAACCCCAAACTGCCTTTTTCATGCAGACAATTTGGACCATCAGTTGGAGATGATGACATACTAGTGGCTATTTCATAACCATAAAAAATGGTTTACTCTAAAAGACTATATTTACATGCACGTTTTTCTTGTTTTTTGCAAAACCTAAATACTAACTCTCTCTCCTTTTACTTCCGACAAAAAAAATCTACCAAAAACTCTGTTCTTAGATAACTCTAAGCAACATTTATTTACATTTAAACATACAACAGAGATGAGCAGAAAAAGGATCCAAGCCAACTTTTTGCCATTAAAAGGACTTGAAGATGCTCTTTTTCTTTCATTCAACATATATGAACGCTTACCCTGGAAGAAGAGAATGAAAAAGTTGATCAATGGGATATACTTGTGCACTTCAGCTTTTGCAGTTCTACTGCCCATATTCCAATTACTGCTACACTTATGTTTTTCCGAGTAATATCACTCGTTTATAATCTGAAAGCAAAAGGGAACCCAAAAAGGTAACCTTATTTATTTGAAGCCTAAAACCTTGCAAAACTTGATTTGCTCACAAGATTTGGGATGAGGAGTAAACATATCACGGATAACAAAATTGTCACATCTAGCAAAAGAACTCGAACCAATAAAGAGTTTAGCTGACCAACTCAGGTCCTAGTTAAACAAGATGGCATAATAAAAGTCAAATGCTTGGAGAAAGCCGACTTCCAAGCATTTAAGCTTCAACCTTCTCTGTGTCCTCAAGAAGTATAGCCTTTGTCGGCTTTGCAAGCAGGTCTGTGTACTCCTGGAAGGGAGATCTGCTGTAGCGGGTCTCTGTCCAGAAGTCGGGTGTCAGGAATCCATAGGTCTTCATGAGACAGTCAAAGGTAGCCTACAAGGCACAAAGCATCAAATTGTTTCCGTCAAATGTACAATGTGGCAGGTGCAAACATTTGCTGGTATTTCACAAAGTCCATGTCATTGACATGTAATCCACATGATCTTGAAAAGGTTGTTGCAGACATCATAGACACGGGCCACAAACATGCTGAAACACCTAAAGTAAATCTTTGATGCAACATACAGAGAAAATATTTACATCATTGATTTCCAGATTTGCCTGATTTTAAGTGATCTACAAATgtcaaaggagaaagaaaatcatATGCTCTGCCATTTTTCTCCTCCAATTCCAAggagaagggaaaaagaagaaaaatgatagGTGTGATTGTCCAAATTGTATAATTCCAACAATGCTCCTGATTCATAGTGTTACTGTCCAAGATCAATCCTATATTATCTTATTTCTTGGtcttattatcaaatatcaaatataattCGCCGAAATCAATCAGACTCCGTTGATGCCAACCTATGTTAAGCTATTAAACAAACTAAGAAAAAACGAAAACAGGAGAGGGATGGGAGACAAGGTCGACGACTATAGTGATGGTAGCCATCAGagaaaaaaaattgtaagagaaTATTTTTTGTGCACTTAGAATCCACTAAGCTGTTAGAATTTTAAGCTGGCAAGGCCCAAACTCGGCAATTTCAAGATGTTAATCAAATACGGTGAGTTGATGAGAATATTGATTTAGAGTATCAAGGATGACATACAAAAAGAATGTGCAAGAATTTTCACATGTTGATGTGGCCCAAATTTCTTCACTAGACCATAATATACATAACTAAATTGATTTTGTTCCAACAGAAAAGAGCTTTGGTAAACATACTAAGAATGAGGGAACAAAAGATTTAGCTTCTCCCAAGTATCTTTCCAAAATATTTCTTATATTGTTTTGTTGATTTAAACTAGACTAAAGAATCCGACCTGAAGAGCCCTTTGTCTGACCATGAACACTTCAATATGGATCAAAGGAGCAATGTTGCTTCATCCTTGAAGCAACCTATGGAGCTTTGGTAAACATACTAAGAATGTGGGAACAAAAGATTTAGCTTCTCCCAAGTATCATTCCAAAATATTTCTTATATTGTTTTGTTGATTTAAACTAGACTAAATAATCCGACCTGAAGAACCCTTTGTCTGACCATGAACACTTCAATATGGATCAAAGGAGCAATGTTGCTTCATCCTTGAAGCAACCTATGGTTTCATTGTTAGTTTCACGTCAAGCTACCGTTCGTAAAATAACCTATAagacttaacaattgatatccacATGCATGACGGCGCCAAGATGAATCTATGGTAGCATTTAACATTATCAAATGCACAACCAACAATTGCCAATAGATATAACCCACCTCGACCACGATCCCTTTTATTGAAGACATGTGATCTATAAATAGTGCACCAAGAAACACTGACCTTCACAAAGTTACCGAGAGTCTTGGTCGAACCACGGGACGAGGTGAAGACGTCTTCGATCCCAGCAAACTGAAGCACCTTCTTCGGGACACGGGCAGCCACAATCCCCGCCCCCCTTGGAGCGGGCACCAACCGGACGGTGACGGACCCGCACTTCCCGGTGACCTTGCAGGGCACAGTGTGGGGCTTCCCGATCTTGTTCCCCCAGTATCCCCTCCTGACGGGGATCACCGAGAGCTTGGCCAGGATGATGGCACCGCGGATGGCGGTTGCGACCTCCTTGGCGCACTTGACACCGAGCCCTACATGGCCATTTGTGTCGCCGACGACGACGAAGGCCTTGAAGCGGGTACGCTGGCCGGCACGGGTCTGCTTCTGGACAGGCATGATCTTCATGACCTCATCCTTGAGGCCGCCGCCGAGAAGGGTGTCGATGATCTGGTGCTCCTTCACGGGAAGCGAGTGGAGGTAGATCTGCTCGAGGCTCGTGATCTTGCCCTCCTTCACGAGGCGACCGAGCTTAGTGACGGGTACCCACTTCTCCTCCTCGTCGCGCCGGCCGAAGCCGCGCCTCCCACCACGGCCGCGGTCGCCTCGGCCACGGCCCCGTTCGCCCCTACCTCGGCCGAACCCGCGCCCGAAGCCACCACGATCTCCGCCGCCACGCTCCGCCATCCTTGATGGGATTAGGGTTCCTAGGGTCTCTAATGCTTCAATAGAAAAGCGATTTATATCGTGGAGGCGGAAGCGAAGTCTAGGGTTTGCGTTAGGGTCGCGGCACCGCTAGGTTCGATTACCGGAAGTTGATTGCAGAAGTTAGCCGGGTTTTAAGTGgctctaaaaatatttaaaataattttaaattatcatgcaAAATGCCCTGAAAGAGTTTCAAAAAGTCTATgttaataatatgatatttaatCGTTACTAAACGCATCACGTCTTTTTAATCCTTTTTTTtcgcataaatcattgatgtttgttataatattattaaattttttatattttaatgataaattcttttttaaaatcccaattttttttccttacaaatttttttatatttacgcAACATGCCTTATTTTTTTAAAGAGTAATATTATCCTTGATGTCTAATCGATCGTGTGTCGTGCACTATCTTCATCTTTTTCTTTGTCTCTCGTTTGTCGCTCAAACTTGATTGGTGCTCTGTCACTTGTAAAAAATTTTCTCGTTAAGTTAAAGATATAAGATCGATCGTTGGGATGGGAGAAGCCAACAATATGATCAAGATCGACAAATAATTGAGACAAAGAGATGATTTAGAATAAGGTGTCGAGTGAGAGGAGGCGTGTCTAGAGAATGATGACAATAATAAAAGAGTGACAATACAAAAACATACATATTATACGAGAGAAATAGAAAGATATTCCAACAAGATCATTAGGTTGAAGTGGACAATAATATAATAACAATGATGAACGAGAAAAAAATACAATGAGACGAAGCCCAACGAGATGGATGTTGAAAATAAtctcatataataaaaaaattatgtttcaataaaataataaaataataaaaacttttgtttgaaaattttgttcatgatTATACAATCACGACGTAATTTTTATCCACACTCGGTGAGTTATGATTATTTATTGCTTGCTTTCTTTAAATTGTAGCATTGTGAAGGTTTTGCTACAAAGtgaattatattttttagatttgtaTAAAAATTACTTTGGAAATAAAATCGTAATTAATTCTCACATTCCTTAGAATTAATTTTTTGACCAACAAATGAATTAGTGTCGATACGATGATGGCAAGTTTTTTATATGCGTGTCATatcaataattaatatcaaatctACCGAGCACTCTATAGCATTAAATGGATAAAATTCTTATCCCTCACATTAAATTGATAAGCAttctattataataaatatatgatatcatgacatgacataacaatagaatatatatatatatatatatatatatatatatatatatatatatatatatatatatatatatatatatatatatatatgggaaagAACGTTAAAATAATCACACGTTTGATATGTATTCGTTGGGCGATGATATGACAGGTTTTTTAAAGGCGTAATAATTTGCTATGGCATAATACGTTGACATCAGATGACATAATACTGCAAATACTTTATCATAATGAATGTACGTGAACATGAATTGCATGTCATGTACTTGGATTCTTGGTGTTGATCAATGTATTTAATTAAACATTTATACTATAAGTTTAATATTTGTTAAAAGTAGCTTATCAGGAGGTTGTCGATTAATCGCATATATTTATATACCTTGCCATAATGTTTTGCATGCATCGGAGTCATTTAGGATTTAAGAATATGAAACAAAGTTGATTGTCTATCCAACCTCACTCATTTTCAAAAATGATAGAGTAATGATTGATTTTAGCCGATGTGAT
This Musa acuminata AAA Group cultivar baxijiao chromosome BXJ1-2, Cavendish_Baxijiao_AAA, whole genome shotgun sequence DNA region includes the following protein-coding sequences:
- the LOC135611639 gene encoding transcription factor MYB83-like is translated as MRKPDAPVKTDGTSTNSTNDGGSRLRKGLWSPEEDEKLMNYMVGNGQGCWSEVARNAGLQRCGKSCRLRWINYLRPGLKRGAFSLQEEELIIHLHSILGNRWSQIAALLPGRTDNEIKNFWNSTIKKRLKNSSSSSSSSSSFFLNSGDGSTVNEPQIQAMDMDSSSSSASSSTHGLPTGNHYDLVPLPEVGLENDYYLHEARVGTENGYYGGGQGMAMEGGGTMGRGGELLLVPPLVNTNLIADDNVDVNEIPSDKAVGGGLFWEGEKVRVGEWEWELEDLMKDVSFPFLDFQVE
- the LOC135599617 gene encoding calcium-dependent protein kinase 20-like, with the translated sequence MGNCCVAPADPEKKKKRKNKKEKRQNPYSIDYNRGPARGLVVLKNPTGRDIGSRYELGQELGRGEFGVTYLCTDRATGELFACKSISKKKLRTAVDIEDVRREVEIMRHLPSHPSIVSLKDTYEDDGAVHLVMELCEGGELFDRIVTKGHYTERAAAIIMRTIIQIIQVCHKHGVMHRDLKPENFLFGDKKENGPLKAIDFGLSVFFRPGEHFSEIVGSPYYMAPEVLKRNYGPEVDVWSAGVILYILLCGVPPFWAETEQGVAQAILRSVIDFKRDPWPKVSESAKDLVRHMLNPDPKYRLRAEQVLDHPWLQNANKAPNVSLGENVRAKLQQFTVMNKFKKKALKVVAEYLSVEEVAGIKDMFEKMDINKNGKITLEELKYGLLKLGHQIPDADVHILMEAADVDGSGTLDYGEFVAVSVHLRRMGNDEHLHKAFSYFDQNNSGYIEIEELGNSLADDLGPDHEEVINAIICDVDTDKDGRISYEEFTAMMKAGTDWRKASRQYSRERFSSLRSNLMKDGSLQLKSHGR
- the LOC103976078 gene encoding small ribosomal subunit protein uS5y/uS5u/uS5v, with protein sequence MAERGGGDRGGFGRGFGRGRGERGRGRGDRGRGGRRGFGRRDEEEKWVPVTKLGRLVKEGKITSLEQIYLHSLPVKEHQIIDTLLGGGLKDEVMKIMPVQKQTRAGQRTRFKAFVVVGDTNGHVGLGVKCAKEVATAIRGAIILAKLSVIPVRRGYWGNKIGKPHTVPCKVTGKCGSVTVRLVPAPRGAGIVAARVPKKVLQFAGIEDVFTSSRGSTKTLGNFVKATFDCLMKTYGFLTPDFWTETRYSRSPFQEYTDLLAKPTKAILLEDTEKVEA